From Ignavibacteriota bacterium, the proteins below share one genomic window:
- a CDS encoding class II aldolase/adducin family protein, with translation MNNLISIKRDLVEVGRRVYARGYVASNDGNISARLDDKRVVITPTGVSKGFMSPEDMCVVDLDGKVVQGTKKPSSEVFMHLAVYKNRPDINSVCHAHPAYATGFAVAGIPLDKCILPEVIIALGGIPVVEYGTPGTEEFFRPVLKVLDKYDAFLLANHGALTIGKDIFNAYHKMETLEHFAHIAFVAQQLGHMNVLNREQVQKLTDLRPKFGIRTTVGCATCELDPTTCAVPAPEQSAGDMDTEALVRSITDAVMKKLQQ, from the coding sequence GTGAACAACCTGATCTCCATCAAACGGGACCTCGTGGAAGTGGGCCGCCGCGTCTATGCGCGCGGCTACGTGGCCTCGAACGACGGCAATATCAGCGCGCGGTTGGATGACAAGCGTGTGGTGATCACGCCGACCGGCGTCAGCAAGGGCTTCATGAGCCCCGAGGATATGTGCGTCGTGGACCTCGACGGGAAAGTGGTGCAGGGGACGAAGAAACCGTCCTCCGAGGTCTTCATGCACCTTGCCGTGTATAAGAACCGTCCGGATATCAACAGCGTGTGCCATGCACACCCGGCGTACGCCACCGGGTTCGCGGTGGCCGGCATCCCCCTCGACAAATGCATCCTGCCGGAAGTGATCATCGCTCTCGGCGGCATCCCTGTCGTCGAATACGGGACCCCCGGGACGGAAGAATTCTTCCGTCCCGTGCTGAAGGTCCTGGACAAATACGATGCGTTCCTGCTCGCCAATCATGGCGCGCTCACGATCGGGAAGGATATCTTCAACGCCTACCACAAGATGGAGACGCTGGAGCATTTCGCCCATATCGCATTCGTGGCGCAGCAGCTCGGACACATGAACGTGCTGAACCGTGAGCAGGTGCAGAAACTGACCGATCTGCGGCCGAAGTTCGGCATCAGGACCACGGTCGGCTGTGCTACGTGCGAATTGGATCCTACGACCTGCGCGGTGCCGGCTCCTGAACAGTCGGCGGGCGACATGGATACCGAGGCGCTGGTGCGCAGTATCACCGACGCGGTCATGAAGAAGCTTCAGCAGTAA
- the eutM gene encoding ethanolamine utilization microcompartment protein EutM, with the protein MAMEALGMIETRGMVGAIEAADAMVKAARVQMVGKVLVGGGLVTVFVRGDVAACKAATDAGAAAAQRVGELVSSHVIPRPHDDIESILPTRSDK; encoded by the coding sequence ATGGCAATGGAAGCACTTGGTATGATCGAGACCCGCGGTATGGTCGGCGCCATCGAAGCAGCAGATGCGATGGTGAAGGCGGCACGTGTGCAGATGGTGGGAAAGGTCCTCGTCGGCGGCGGTCTGGTGACCGTGTTCGTGCGCGGTGATGTCGCGGCATGCAAGGCGGCAACGGATGCGGGTGCAGCGGCAGCCCAGCGCGTGGGCGAGCTCGTGAGCTCCCATGTGATCCCGCGCCCGCACGACGACATCGAATCCATCCTCCCCACGCGGTCTGACAAATAA
- a CDS encoding aldehyde dehydrogenase has translation MIDQKEISAIVETVVARLKAEGKVSGPTPVASPESGIFDRIEDALAAARVAQPVWAATPRAVKTKVIDALRAVMHAHAEDFARREWEETGLGRVADKIVKIHNAANATPGLEDLEPRTWTGNKGLVVEDYAPYGVVGAVTPSTHPVPVLFNSLAIIIAPGNAVVFNVHPAAKKVSAYALGLFNKAIRDNGGPANLATMAAEPTIESANTLFRDKSVRLIGATGGPGLVKAAFSAGKKVIAAGPGNPPVLVDETADLDRAARHIIDGASFDNNILCIAEKEAFVVDAVYNRFMDAMARAGAVRLTRDQVKALAAKAFPKNDRGEVTTSRDFVGKNASVLARAAGLSVGEDVRLLFGEADFDCLFVQEEQMMPYMPVVRVKDVEEGIAMAKKAEHRYGHTAMIHSNNLDTITRFGQIMNTSITVVNGSSLVGLGGMAGEGTFSHTVSSPTGEGVCTPRHFARTRRLAFGGTLNFV, from the coding sequence GTGATAGATCAGAAAGAAATCAGCGCTATTGTTGAAACCGTCGTTGCACGGTTGAAGGCCGAAGGGAAAGTGTCAGGCCCCACACCGGTGGCCTCCCCGGAGTCGGGGATCTTTGACCGCATCGAAGATGCCCTGGCGGCGGCACGAGTTGCGCAGCCCGTCTGGGCCGCAACGCCGCGTGCCGTCAAGACGAAGGTCATCGATGCCCTGCGTGCCGTGATGCATGCGCATGCCGAGGACTTCGCCCGCCGCGAGTGGGAAGAGACGGGCCTCGGCCGCGTGGCCGACAAGATCGTGAAGATCCATAATGCCGCGAACGCGACGCCGGGCCTCGAGGATCTCGAACCCCGGACGTGGACCGGCAACAAGGGGCTTGTGGTCGAGGATTATGCTCCCTATGGGGTCGTGGGCGCGGTGACACCGTCCACCCACCCCGTCCCCGTGCTCTTCAATAGCCTGGCGATCATCATCGCCCCCGGTAACGCGGTCGTCTTCAATGTGCATCCTGCGGCGAAGAAGGTTTCGGCCTATGCACTCGGATTGTTCAACAAAGCCATCCGCGACAATGGCGGGCCGGCGAATCTGGCGACGATGGCTGCCGAGCCGACGATCGAAAGTGCCAATACGTTGTTCCGTGACAAGTCCGTGCGGCTCATCGGCGCAACGGGCGGGCCGGGACTCGTGAAAGCGGCGTTCTCCGCGGGCAAGAAGGTGATCGCGGCCGGGCCGGGGAACCCGCCCGTGCTGGTGGATGAGACCGCGGATCTTGACCGCGCAGCCCGGCACATCATCGATGGTGCGTCGTTCGACAATAATATCCTCTGCATCGCCGAGAAGGAAGCCTTCGTGGTCGATGCGGTGTACAACCGCTTCATGGATGCGATGGCCCGGGCCGGTGCCGTGCGCCTGACCCGCGACCAGGTGAAGGCCCTCGCAGCAAAGGCGTTCCCGAAGAATGACAGGGGCGAGGTGACCACCAGCCGCGATTTCGTCGGCAAGAATGCGTCGGTCCTGGCCCGTGCGGCAGGCCTGTCGGTCGGTGAGGATGTCCGCCTTCTCTTCGGAGAAGCGGACTTCGACTGCCTCTTCGTGCAGGAGGAGCAGATGATGCCCTACATGCCCGTCGTCCGCGTGAAAGATGTGGAAGAGGGCATCGCGATGGCGAAGAAAGCGGAACACCGGTATGGCCATACGGCCATGATCCACTCGAACAACCTCGACACCATCACACGGTTCGGGCAGATCATGAATACCTCCATCACGGTCGTCAATGGCTCGAGCCTTGTGGGCCTGGGCGGCATGGCGGGAGAGGGCACCTTCTCGCATACGGTGTCCAGTCCGACGGGCGAAGGCGTGTGCACGCCGCGGCACTTTGCACGGACCCGCCGGCTGGCGTTCGGCGGTACACTCAACTTTGTCTAA
- the pduL gene encoding phosphate propanoyltransferase, whose protein sequence is MTPQDLRAYIEQAVRDALEGRGIRATGRSVPVNISARHCHIRQDHLEVLFGPGAQLTKFKDLMQTGEFAANETVTVVGSNRRVFEQVRILGPVRKITQVELSYTDGRYLGMNLPPRNSGDIAGTHPVVIIGPKGVLHLPEGCIRALRHVHIGEDDAASLGLKNGQMVSVKTAGPMSVTFNEVLIRVGKNAKREMHIDTDEANAAGLGMGAVGEILN, encoded by the coding sequence ATGACCCCTCAGGATCTCCGCGCATACATTGAACAGGCGGTGCGCGACGCACTCGAAGGCCGTGGCATCCGGGCGACAGGCCGGAGCGTCCCTGTGAATATCTCCGCCCGCCATTGCCACATCCGGCAGGACCATCTTGAGGTGCTCTTTGGCCCGGGGGCGCAACTGACGAAATTCAAGGACCTGATGCAGACGGGCGAATTCGCGGCGAATGAGACCGTGACAGTGGTCGGGAGCAACCGCCGTGTGTTCGAACAGGTACGCATCCTCGGCCCGGTACGCAAGATCACGCAGGTCGAACTTTCGTACACCGACGGCCGCTACCTGGGAATGAACCTTCCGCCGCGCAACTCGGGCGACATCGCCGGCACGCATCCGGTGGTGATCATCGGGCCGAAGGGAGTGCTGCATCTGCCGGAAGGGTGCATCCGCGCGTTGCGGCACGTCCATATCGGTGAAGATGATGCCGCGTCGCTTGGCCTGAAGAACGGACAGATGGTGAGTGTGAAGACCGCGGGTCCCATGTCGGTCACGTTCAACGAAGTGCTCATCCGCGTGGGCAAGAACGCGAAGCGGGAGATGCATATCGATACGGATGAGGCGAACGCGGCGGGATTGGGGATGGGTGCTGTGGGGGAAATACTCAATTAA
- a CDS encoding EutN/CcmL family microcompartment protein has translation MILCKVVGSIVSTIKHPSYDHQKLLIVRPVAPDGTLKSGTMVAVDTVGAGEGNTVLVASEGRAAIEILGFSARQPLRSVVVGIVDHLESRQKKV, from the coding sequence ATGATCCTCTGCAAGGTGGTCGGCTCCATCGTGTCAACGATCAAACACCCGTCGTACGATCACCAGAAACTCCTGATCGTCAGGCCCGTTGCGCCCGACGGCACATTGAAGTCCGGAACGATGGTCGCAGTGGATACCGTCGGCGCCGGTGAAGGCAATACCGTTCTTGTCGCCTCTGAAGGTCGCGCAGCCATCGAGATCCTCGGATTCTCTGCCCGGCAGCCGCTCCGGAGCGTCGTCGTAGGCATCGTCGATCATCTTGAATCCCGGCAGAAAAAGGTATGA
- a CDS encoding EutN/CcmL family microcompartment protein: protein MELGRVEGTVVSTAKTGRLKGYKLLLVNLIGPDTSAGSNHVVAVDAIGAGEGEVVIVVRGSSARQVDDFANVPTDTSIVAIVDSIEYKGKSVFRKNG from the coding sequence ATGGAACTCGGACGCGTTGAAGGTACGGTGGTCTCGACGGCAAAGACCGGCAGGCTCAAGGGGTACAAACTCCTCCTTGTGAACCTGATCGGGCCGGACACCTCGGCCGGGAGCAATCATGTGGTTGCCGTGGATGCCATCGGGGCAGGGGAAGGCGAGGTCGTTATCGTGGTCCGCGGCAGCTCCGCACGACAGGTGGATGATTTTGCGAATGTCCCCACGGATACCAGCATCGTCGCCATCGTGGATTCCATCGAGTACAAAGGGAAGTCGGTCTTCAGGAAGAACGGCTGA
- a CDS encoding thioesterase family protein gives MGRITLDMPERFPFSTEIPVRIGDINYGGHLGNDAVLAIAHEARLRFLGSMGHTEQDVAGAGLIMLDAVVVYRSEAFYGDVLVVEVALSDPQATGCDILYRMSNRESQKEVARVKTGIAFFDYGRRRVVPMPEAFRVHVPPAPPSGAKQG, from the coding sequence ATGGGGCGGATCACACTGGACATGCCGGAGCGCTTCCCATTCTCGACGGAGATACCGGTCCGGATCGGGGACATCAACTACGGCGGGCATCTCGGCAATGATGCCGTGCTCGCCATCGCGCACGAAGCCCGGCTCCGCTTTCTCGGGTCCATGGGCCATACAGAGCAGGACGTTGCAGGCGCAGGGTTGATCATGCTCGATGCGGTCGTGGTCTACCGGTCGGAGGCGTTCTATGGTGACGTCCTCGTCGTCGAGGTGGCACTGTCCGATCCCCAGGCGACTGGCTGCGACATCCTGTACCGGATGAGCAACCGGGAGAGCCAGAAAGAAGTTGCGCGGGTCAAGACCGGTATCGCGTTCTTCGACTACGGCCGCCGCAGGGTCGTTCCGATGCCTGAGGCGTTCCGCGTGCACGTGCCCCCGGCGCCCCCATCAGGTGCGAAGCAAGGGTGA
- a CDS encoding S46 family peptidase: protein MRRSCVTLAVLAVALCLHPTSFADEGMYPITDLHGLDLRAKGLHLDVRDIYNPGGTSLIDAIVNIGGCTGSFVSADGLILTNHHCAFGAVQAASTPQHDYVTHGFLANDRASEIRARGNTVRIIDSYRDVSADVLGALTDRMTPGERTRAITARTREIVADAEKALPGKRAEVAEMFAGRTYVLFVYTFLRDVRLVYVPPRGIGEFGGEEDNWMWPRHTGDFSFLRAYVAPDGSPADYAPQNVPYHPKKFLRIQPNGVAEEDPVFILGYPGRTFRHRTSHFLAYERDGRLPAVVDLLEWQIATMTRMGSSDRSIALKYDARVKGLANTSKNARGKFQGLHRLALVTKKQEEERRMQAFIDADPAMKAKFGTMLQGLGEVYAGLTATAREDALFDNLRSSSAYLSLATTATEGSREVKKADLQRESAFMEKNLGRTKDNVRLALKNFHEPVDRALFANLLERMRKLPAGKAGKVLDSLFMAIDQAGGMDLWLDGMYRAATLRTPEAVFALMDGPVEAMAMSPDPFIRLALALAPVYQQRRADRQETDGQLTRLHADLVEVKMAFQKTSFIPDANSTMRLTLGHVRGYAPADATVYRPFTTLRGVIEKTGIEPYNTPDVVIRLYLEKRFGRFVLPESKQLPVAMLYDLDTTGGNSGSPVMNAAGEVVGVNFDRTFEATINDYAWSAEYSRSIAVDIRYVLWVTENVGGATHILRELGV, encoded by the coding sequence ATGCGTCGCTCCTGTGTCACCCTGGCAGTACTGGCTGTAGCTCTGTGCCTGCACCCCACGTCCTTTGCCGATGAGGGGATGTATCCCATCACGGACCTGCATGGACTTGATCTCCGTGCGAAGGGGCTGCATCTCGATGTGCGGGACATCTATAACCCCGGCGGCACAAGCCTGATCGACGCGATCGTGAACATCGGGGGGTGCACGGGCTCGTTCGTGTCGGCGGATGGGCTCATCCTCACCAACCACCATTGCGCCTTCGGGGCGGTACAGGCGGCAAGCACCCCGCAACACGACTATGTGACTCACGGCTTTCTGGCGAACGACCGGGCATCGGAGATCCGGGCGCGTGGCAATACGGTCCGGATCATCGATTCGTATCGCGATGTCTCCGCGGACGTGCTTGGCGCGCTGACCGATCGGATGACGCCCGGTGAGCGGACGCGCGCGATCACGGCACGCACCCGGGAGATCGTGGCCGATGCAGAGAAGGCCCTGCCCGGCAAACGTGCCGAGGTTGCGGAGATGTTCGCCGGCCGTACCTACGTGCTGTTCGTGTATACCTTCCTGCGTGATGTCCGCCTCGTGTACGTTCCGCCCCGGGGGATCGGGGAATTCGGCGGAGAAGAGGATAACTGGATGTGGCCGCGCCACACGGGCGATTTCTCTTTCCTGCGCGCGTATGTTGCGCCCGATGGCTCACCGGCGGACTACGCACCACAGAACGTGCCCTACCATCCGAAGAAATTCCTCCGGATCCAGCCGAACGGCGTCGCCGAGGAGGATCCGGTGTTCATTCTCGGGTATCCGGGCCGAACATTCCGCCATCGCACATCGCACTTCCTTGCGTACGAACGTGATGGCCGGCTGCCGGCTGTCGTGGACCTGTTGGAATGGCAGATCGCAACCATGACCCGCATGGGGTCATCCGACCGGAGCATCGCATTGAAGTACGATGCACGGGTGAAGGGGCTCGCGAATACGTCGAAGAACGCCCGCGGCAAATTTCAGGGACTCCACCGGCTTGCACTCGTCACGAAGAAGCAGGAGGAAGAGCGCAGGATGCAGGCCTTCATCGATGCCGATCCGGCGATGAAGGCAAAATTCGGCACGATGCTGCAGGGCCTGGGCGAGGTCTATGCCGGGCTGACCGCCACGGCGCGGGAGGATGCGCTCTTCGACAACCTCAGGTCAAGTTCGGCATACCTCTCGCTGGCAACGACCGCTACGGAAGGGAGCCGGGAGGTGAAGAAGGCGGACCTCCAGAGGGAATCAGCATTCATGGAGAAGAATCTCGGGCGGACGAAGGATAATGTCCGTCTCGCACTGAAGAACTTCCATGAACCCGTGGACCGCGCGCTGTTCGCGAACCTCCTGGAACGGATGCGGAAACTTCCCGCGGGCAAGGCCGGAAAGGTTCTGGATTCCCTGTTCATGGCCATCGATCAGGCAGGAGGGATGGATCTGTGGCTTGATGGGATGTACCGTGCTGCCACACTCCGGACCCCGGAAGCGGTATTCGCCCTCATGGATGGTCCTGTGGAAGCAATGGCGATGTCGCCCGACCCGTTCATCCGCCTTGCTCTTGCCCTTGCGCCCGTGTACCAGCAGCGCAGGGCCGACCGGCAGGAGACCGACGGCCAGCTCACGCGCCTGCACGCCGACCTTGTCGAGGTCAAGATGGCGTTCCAGAAGACCTCGTTCATTCCTGATGCGAACAGCACAATGCGGCTCACGCTGGGACATGTGCGGGGATATGCGCCTGCTGATGCCACGGTGTACCGTCCGTTCACAACGCTGCGCGGCGTGATCGAAAAGACGGGGATCGAACCGTATAATACCCCGGACGTCGTGATCAGGCTGTACCTTGAGAAGAGATTCGGCCGGTTCGTTCTCCCGGAGTCAAAGCAGCTCCCCGTCGCGATGCTCTACGATCTTGATACGACCGGAGGGAATTCCGGAAGCCCGGTCATGAATGCCGCGGGCGAAGTCGTCGGGGTCAATTTCGATCGCACCTTCGAAGCCACCATCAACGACTATGCCTGGAGTGCAGAGTATAGCCGGTCGATCGCCGTCGATATTCGCTACGTGCTCTGGGTGACGGAGAACGTTGGCGGGGCCACGCACATCCTCAGGGAATTGGGGGTCTAG
- a CDS encoding SpoIIE family protein phosphatase, producing the protein MVSEFFRRHALLFLAGIGGMIVFVWSLPRIAPGASFDLSLSRAEIMHRGAEYLSTLGFDARDLHQDAWVEFDVTTHTVLQEQLGMESANALFRSDTSASHEWTLSWYDRSVTQSQSVRSYRVWLSPRGRPLGFEYQVPDTLRLPSIDHEAARALAKEFLERSHVSVAGFKQLTDSDVKQLNRIDHKFVWVRTQDPLETTVSVRVQGDSIGGFRVSYGPAGNAQRVFLDTFTLLTFFYAVSMGLLFFLFFYIVILFLRKYHEGEVGVRTALLLFAGVYLAAVLATINSYPSSASHLAIGDMNKANTRLVMVGMQVLIIQVFFSVLAFAAWSVGESSARSVAPTKLTGVDSALFRQYFTRDLGSGLLLGYAWAGVALGILSIFVSVMSGRPGFSIMAASLDGVPESFLPALQPILGMFATAVLTEVVFRIFFLSYMRERTRRHWPGILLSTLLWTASGSMLWSQPLGSFGPIVGFLAMAVFGLFLAYLYLRYDAVTAIVANFCMSALSAAVPMLASTGGYGRIMGVLFAAIMMVPVVVGIIGVMRNRHFAFTGETRPTHIQRISERERMEKELEIARNVQISLLPKSQPEIGGFDIAGICIPAKEVGGDYYDFVSLPDNRIGIALGDVSGKGVPAAIYMTLTKGILQSHAEEGVSPRSVLIKVNSLMYRTIERNSFVSMFYAILDVSNRKIRYARAGQCPVILIQGAGGQGSSVSPRGMALGLENGTVFDAVLEEQELQLASGQVLAFYTDGFTEAMTADGEEFGEERLLAAISRHRAQSASALIQSICADVAAFTGNVPQHDDMTLVVVRVL; encoded by the coding sequence ATGGTGTCAGAATTCTTCCGCCGGCATGCCCTGCTCTTCCTGGCAGGGATCGGGGGCATGATCGTGTTCGTGTGGAGTCTTCCACGGATCGCCCCGGGGGCATCGTTCGATCTCTCGCTCAGCCGGGCGGAGATCATGCACCGGGGTGCAGAGTACCTGAGCACTCTCGGTTTCGATGCCAGGGATCTCCATCAGGATGCGTGGGTGGAGTTCGATGTCACCACGCACACGGTACTCCAGGAACAGTTGGGCATGGAGAGCGCCAACGCACTCTTTCGCAGCGACACCAGTGCAAGTCATGAGTGGACCCTGAGCTGGTACGACCGGTCGGTCACACAGAGCCAGTCCGTGCGGAGTTATCGGGTGTGGTTGAGCCCCCGTGGCAGGCCGCTCGGATTCGAATATCAGGTCCCCGATACGCTCCGCCTCCCTTCCATCGATCATGAGGCCGCGCGTGCCCTGGCTAAGGAGTTCCTTGAACGCTCCCATGTGTCGGTTGCGGGATTCAAACAGTTGACCGATTCCGATGTGAAGCAGTTGAACCGGATCGATCATAAGTTTGTGTGGGTGAGGACGCAGGATCCCCTCGAAACGACAGTGTCGGTCCGGGTGCAGGGGGACAGCATCGGGGGTTTCCGCGTTTCGTACGGGCCCGCGGGCAACGCACAACGGGTGTTCCTGGACACATTCACCCTGCTGACGTTCTTCTATGCGGTGTCGATGGGGCTGCTGTTCTTCCTGTTCTTCTATATTGTGATCCTCTTTCTCCGGAAATACCACGAGGGAGAGGTGGGGGTGCGGACAGCACTGCTGCTCTTCGCCGGCGTCTATCTTGCGGCAGTTCTGGCAACGATCAACAGCTACCCGTCGTCGGCGTCGCACCTGGCCATCGGTGATATGAACAAGGCCAACACGCGCCTCGTGATGGTCGGCATGCAGGTCCTCATCATCCAGGTCTTCTTCTCTGTCCTTGCCTTCGCGGCCTGGAGCGTCGGTGAATCCTCTGCGCGGTCCGTTGCGCCGACCAAGCTCACCGGCGTGGATAGCGCATTGTTCCGGCAGTACTTCACCCGTGATCTGGGGTCAGGCCTCCTCCTCGGCTATGCCTGGGCAGGGGTGGCGCTCGGAATCCTCTCCATCTTCGTCTCGGTCATGTCCGGCCGGCCAGGGTTCTCCATCATGGCAGCCTCGCTGGATGGCGTGCCGGAATCATTTCTTCCCGCGCTCCAACCGATCCTCGGTATGTTCGCGACGGCTGTCCTCACCGAAGTGGTCTTCCGCATCTTCTTCCTGAGCTATATGCGGGAAAGGACGCGCCGGCATTGGCCCGGGATCCTTCTCTCGACCCTCCTCTGGACCGCATCGGGGTCCATGCTGTGGAGCCAGCCCCTGGGATCATTCGGTCCAATCGTGGGATTCCTTGCCATGGCCGTGTTCGGGCTCTTCCTGGCCTATCTCTATCTGCGCTATGATGCCGTCACAGCGATCGTTGCGAACTTCTGCATGTCCGCACTCTCCGCTGCGGTTCCTATGCTCGCATCGACCGGAGGATATGGACGCATCATGGGCGTGCTCTTTGCGGCGATCATGATGGTTCCTGTGGTCGTCGGCATCATCGGCGTGATGCGGAACCGGCATTTTGCGTTCACGGGCGAGACACGGCCGACACACATCCAGAGGATCAGCGAACGCGAGCGTATGGAAAAGGAGCTGGAGATCGCACGCAATGTGCAGATCAGTCTCCTCCCGAAATCCCAGCCAGAGATCGGCGGATTCGACATCGCCGGGATCTGTATCCCCGCGAAGGAGGTGGGGGGCGACTACTATGATTTCGTGTCCCTGCCCGATAACCGCATCGGCATCGCCCTGGGCGACGTTTCAGGGAAGGGCGTTCCCGCTGCCATCTATATGACCCTGACCAAGGGCATCCTGCAATCGCACGCCGAAGAAGGGGTGTCGCCGCGGTCGGTGCTCATCAAGGTCAACAGCCTGATGTACCGCACCATCGAACGCAATTCGTTCGTCAGCATGTTCTACGCCATCCTCGACGTGAGCAACAGGAAGATCCGGTATGCACGTGCCGGCCAGTGTCCGGTGATCCTCATTCAGGGCGCAGGCGGCCAGGGCTCCTCGGTGTCGCCGCGCGGTATGGCGCTCGGGCTTGAGAACGGAACGGTCTTTGATGCCGTGCTCGAAGAGCAGGAATTGCAGTTGGCATCCGGCCAGGTGCTGGCGTTCTATACCGACGGATTCACGGAAGCGATGACGGCGGACGGCGAGGAATTCGGTGAGGAGCGGCTCCTCGCGGCTATCTCGCGCCACCGGGCGCAGAGTGCTTCCGCGCTCATCCAATCCATCTGTGCCGATGTCGCGGCGTTCACCGGCAATGTACCGCAGCATGACGATATGACCCTGGTCGTCGTGCGTGTGTTGTGA
- a CDS encoding cyclic nucleotide-binding domain-containing protein, with amino-acid sequence MNHPLSAKPWPLLVVASATGLGLLAPLTASGQMALPAPVHVAGHIITLVMLADLVVRWKRNGGLAAYGYRWLAADLLAALPLGLITGIPGLEVLRLAKLGRVVQAMRDLWSVYIDKWNTFRLLYSGIWIAFVVHWLSCGWLALRAASTDLDNTGNTYLRALYWTVTTLTSVGYGDIIPRTDVETLYAILVMAAGVGMFGYVIGNIAHIITNMHPSRVRYIETMEGLNAFMEYRGLPSQLQHRIREYYAYRWEKRLGFDESTILNDLSVSLQGEVSLFLKKDVIEKVPFFKGATEELVREISLAMQPRVYMPGDPIFRAGEQGEEMFFIGRGEVHILGKDGSSIQAVLRDGDFFGEGALVLGQPRSATVRAVGYCDLYALDKPSFKSIMQRHPEFAAHIEAMIKERFGPHR; translated from the coding sequence ATGAACCATCCGCTCTCCGCAAAACCGTGGCCACTTCTCGTCGTCGCCAGCGCTACAGGGCTCGGGTTGCTGGCACCGCTCACCGCCTCCGGCCAGATGGCACTCCCTGCGCCCGTGCACGTTGCCGGCCACATCATCACGCTGGTGATGCTGGCCGATCTTGTCGTCCGTTGGAAGCGCAACGGCGGCCTGGCAGCCTACGGCTACCGCTGGCTCGCCGCAGACCTGCTGGCGGCGTTGCCTCTCGGGTTGATCACCGGGATCCCTGGTCTGGAGGTGCTCCGGCTCGCGAAACTCGGGCGCGTGGTACAAGCGATGCGGGACCTCTGGTCCGTGTACATCGATAAATGGAACACCTTCCGCCTGCTCTATTCAGGCATCTGGATCGCGTTCGTCGTGCACTGGCTCTCCTGCGGTTGGCTTGCGCTGCGTGCGGCCAGTACGGATCTGGACAACACGGGGAACACCTACCTCCGTGCACTGTATTGGACCGTCACCACCCTCACGTCGGTCGGGTATGGAGATATCATCCCGCGTACCGATGTTGAGACGCTCTATGCCATCCTCGTCATGGCGGCCGGCGTGGGCATGTTCGGCTATGTGATCGGTAACATCGCGCATATCATCACCAATATGCATCCGTCCCGTGTCCGCTACATCGAAACAATGGAAGGCCTGAACGCGTTCATGGAGTACAGGGGCCTCCCTTCGCAACTCCAGCACCGCATCAGAGAGTACTATGCGTATCGCTGGGAGAAACGGTTGGGGTTCGATGAATCCACGATCCTGAACGATCTGTCGGTGTCGCTCCAGGGCGAGGTCTCGCTCTTCCTCAAGAAGGATGTGATTGAGAAGGTCCCGTTCTTCAAGGGCGCAACCGAAGAGCTGGTGCGGGAGATCTCCCTGGCCATGCAGCCCCGTGTGTATATGCCCGGTGATCCCATCTTCCGCGCAGGGGAACAAGGCGAAGAGATGTTCTTCATTGGCCGCGGCGAAGTGCACATTCTCGGAAAGGATGGATCGTCGATCCAGGCCGTGCTGCGGGATGGTGATTTCTTCGGCGAAGGAGCCCTTGTTCTTGGACAACCGCGGAGCGCTACGGTGCGCGCCGTCGGATATTGCGACCTGTATGCTCTGGACAAGCCGTCCTTCAAAAGTATCATGCAGCGGCATCCCGAATTCGCCGCGCATATTGAGGCCATGATCAAGGAACGTTTCGGGCCACATCGCTAG
- a CDS encoding YhcH/YjgK/YiaL family protein codes for MVLDTLSSATRYASLHRSFDAAFAFLRTLDPATLEPGTYTIDGENVYASVSLGSGKKESDAQLEAHRTYIDVQYVVRGTEHMGWRHLNECTHVSVPYNATADVEFFADAPATWVTVHPGSFVIFFPADAHAPMVSADTLLKVVVKIRA; via the coding sequence ATGGTACTCGACACGCTGTCCTCAGCAACCCGGTATGCCTCGTTGCACAGGTCGTTCGACGCGGCATTCGCGTTCCTTCGTACGCTCGACCCGGCGACCCTCGAGCCCGGCACGTACACCATCGATGGTGAGAATGTGTATGCGTCCGTGAGCCTCGGGTCCGGCAAGAAGGAGAGTGACGCGCAGCTGGAGGCGCACCGGACCTACATCGATGTGCAATATGTCGTCCGCGGCACCGAGCACATGGGATGGCGGCACCTGAACGAGTGCACGCACGTGAGCGTGCCGTACAATGCAACCGCCGATGTGGAGTTCTTCGCCGATGCGCCGGCGACATGGGTGACAGTTCACCCGGGCTCGTTCGTGATCTTCTTCCCCGCTGATGCGCATGCTCCCATGGTGTCCGCTGACACTCTCCTTAAAGTCGTCGTCAAGATACGGGCCTGA